CGCGGGCGCGCAGATCGCCTCCGGACCCGACATGGTCACCGGCGGCGACAGCTACCAGGCCCTGCGCGACGGCAGCGCCCCCGGCTACTTCGCGGACCCGACCAGGCTCGGCTACCTCCCGCAGGGCGGCTTCGGCCTCTTCGCCGCGGGGCTGCTCGACACCCACACCGGCACCTACGGCCGCGAGGGCCGCGCGATCCGCCTGGCCGCCGACACCGGCCACGACCGGGTCTTCGCCCTCGACGAGGACACCGCGATCGAGGTCGAGCACGCCGGCACCCGCGCCGAGACCCTCCGGGTCCTCGGCACCCACGGCGTCTCGGTGTTCGACCTGCGCTCCGCCCGGACCGGCACCACCGGCGGGCACTGGACGATCGACGGGGTCCGCTACAGCTACCTCACCGACGGCGACCGCTACGACCCGCGCACCCGGCACACGCAGCCCGCGGCGGGCAAGCACCCCCTCACCAGGCCCTCCGCCACCCCCGTGCCGCCCAACCGCGACGCCTTCTACTCCTTGGACGACCCGGACGGCGTCCCCTACTCCTTCTCCGGGACCGCCCGCGCCCTGACCGCGACCACCGCCCAACGCACCGCGACCGCCTCCACCTTCGAATCCGCCCCCGCCTTCGAGGTGCTCTTCCGCAAGCGCGGCGACACCCGGGCGTGGACCGCCGACGGCACCACCGCCGCCTCCTTCACCGACCTGGAGGTCGGCGTCCGCCCGGCCGCCGACTGATTCCGGCCCCGCTCCGGGGCACCCGAGCCGTTCGTGATCTCCGCAGCCCGGCACTTCGCTAGGCTGCGGAGAGGCGTTCCGCACCGCACCACCGAAGACCGCCCGCAGCCCGGGAAGGGGAACCCCGTCCATGCCCACCGTCACGCTCGCCGAGGACATCCGCCAACGACTCGGCGACTGCAGCCCCGCCGAGCGCAAGGTCGGCAGGATCCTGCTCGCCGGGTGGCCGGCCGCGGGGTTCGAGACCATCGCCACCCTCGCCGAGCGCGCCGACGTCAGCGCCCCCACCGTCATCCGGTTCGTCAACCGCCTCGGCTACCGCGGCTTCCCGGACTTCCAGGCGGCACTGCGCGCGGAACTCGACGAACGCCACGCCTCGCCCGTGACGCTCTACAGCAGCGGCAACTACGGCAACGCCGCAGCCGACCCCGCGGCCGTCGGGGCCAAGGCCGAGAACCTCCTCGCCCACGGCCGCGAGGTCTTCACCGCGGCGGTCGACCGCACCCTCGCGGAGGTCACCCCGCACGACCTCGACCGGGCCGTCCAGCTCCTCGGCGACCCCAAGCGGCGCATCACCCTCGCCGGCGGCCGCTTCACGAACCTCTTCGCCCAGTACCTCGGACTCCACCTGATGCAGGTGCGCGACGACGTCCGCTTCCTCCCCGACCGGCCCGTCGAGCGCACCGCCCTGCTCTCCTCGCTCACCCGCCGCGACGTCCTCGTCGTCTTCGACTACCGCCGCTACGAGGAGGACAAGGTCACCGTCGCCGAACTCGTCCGCGAGGCCGGGGGGCGCGTCGTCCTGTTCACCGACACCTGGCTCTCGCCCGTCAGCACCCACGCCGAAGTCGTCTTCTCCAGCCAGGTCGGCGCCCCCTCGCCGTACGACAGCCTGGTGCCGACGCTGGCCGTGGTCGAGAGCCTCGTCGCCGGACTGATAGCGGAGCTCGGCGACCGGGCCCACCGGCACATGCGCCACAACGAGGAGACCGCCACCCGGGCGGGCCTCACCTGAGGCCCCGCCCGGTCGCGGCCCGGTCCCGGCGGACTCGCGGACGGTGCACGAACGGTGCGAGTGGACCGCACCGGCGCGGCGGTGGAGCATCGTTCTCCGTCGGCGAGGAGCGTCGGCGTCCGTAGGACGCGCCGCACGGGAAGCAGGTGAGGGAAGGCATGGCGGAGAGAGAAGCACGGACCGCCGAATCGGTCCGGGACTACCCCAGGCCGCCCGTCGTCGTGCCGGACGACCGGCCCGTCGAGGTGTTCTTCGCCGGGCGGGTGCTCGCCTCCAGCCGACGGGCCCTGCGCGTGCTGGAGACCAGCCACCCGCCGGTGTTCTACCTCCCCCGGTGCGACGTGGCGACCGAACTGCTCCGGCCCTCCGACGGTTCGACCCTCTGCGAGTGGAAGGGGCGCGCGCAGTACTGGGACGTCGAGGTCGGCGGCCGGTTCTCGGTCCGGGCGGCGTGGAGCTACCCGGAACCGCTGCCCGGGTACCGGGAGCTCCGCGACCACCTGGCGTTCTACCCGGGCCGGGTAGAGCGCTGCACGGTGGCCGACGAGGTCGTGCGTCCGCAGGAGGGCGGGTTCTACGGGGGGTGGATCACCGCGGAGATCACCGGCCCGTTCAAAGGCCCTCCCCGGACCGCCGGCTGGTGAGCCACCGTGCCTGCGCGGGGCGGCGCCGGAGCCCCGTCTCCGCTGCGGGGCGGGCTGGTTGTGGACAACGGCCCGGCCCGCAGCGGTGCTGCCGCGTCCGGGGTCAGACGGTGAGCAGGGTGGGGCTGGCGGCCTTGTCGACGGGCAGGAAGTCGTCGGGGACGGGGTACTGGCCCAGCACGTAGTGGAGGATCGCGGCGTGCATCGCCTCGACGGGGGCGATGGTGGCGGCGGTGGCGATGCCGCCGGGGCTGGTGACGTTGTAGGTCGCGAAGAGGTAGGTCTGCGCGGCCTGGTCCTCCAACTGGAGGGCGAGCTTGGCGACGTCGCCGACGGTGGTGGCCTTGCCGAGCGCCTCCAGGGTGGCGGGCTGGTTGGACAGCGGCACGCCGGTGATGGCGGGCTTGCCCGCACCGGTCAGGACGCCGTTCCAGGCCTTGGCGTGGTCGGCGTGCTGGCCCATCGCGGTGGTGATGAAGGTGGCCACCGCGGGCGGGACGGTGCCGAGCTTCCCGGCCTTCGCCGCGTCGAGCGCGGCCTGGTAGGCCCCCACCGCCTGGTTCTCCAACGCGGTGGCCAGGGCCACCACTTTCAGATCACCGGTGTACTGCCCGGACGCCGAACCGGAGGCGGCCGTCGAGGAGGCGTTCGGGGCGGGCGAGTTGGTGGACTTGCCGCTGGAGCACGCGGCGAGGACCACGGCGGCGGCCGCGCCGCCCGCGCCGAGCAGGAAGCGGCGGCGGCCGGTGTCGAGCGCCTGCGCGCCGGGCC
The window above is part of the Kitasatospora sp. NA04385 genome. Proteins encoded here:
- a CDS encoding cyanophycinase, with translation MNRHLPARPRRAALVLAAALAALAAAAPPALARPAAGRPAGGTLVLVGGGLQDGNSEIYGEIVQKAGGAGKARIGVLTAASVPESQDPDAADPDTCSNSRCNGLYYAALFEHYGAADAEWIPIDIEHVDAADADAVVARVESMTGFFFGGGDQYRYITSLLHGDAHTDSRVMAAIRRKLAAGAVVAGSSAGAQIASGPDMVTGGDSYQALRDGSAPGYFADPTRLGYLPQGGFGLFAAGLLDTHTGTYGREGRAIRLAADTGHDRVFALDEDTAIEVEHAGTRAETLRVLGTHGVSVFDLRSARTGTTGGHWTIDGVRYSYLTDGDRYDPRTRHTQPAAGKHPLTRPSATPVPPNRDAFYSLDDPDGVPYSFSGTARALTATTAQRTATASTFESAPAFEVLFRKRGDTRAWTADGTTAASFTDLEVGVRPAAD
- a CDS encoding MurR/RpiR family transcriptional regulator, translated to MPTVTLAEDIRQRLGDCSPAERKVGRILLAGWPAAGFETIATLAERADVSAPTVIRFVNRLGYRGFPDFQAALRAELDERHASPVTLYSSGNYGNAAADPAAVGAKAENLLAHGREVFTAAVDRTLAEVTPHDLDRAVQLLGDPKRRITLAGGRFTNLFAQYLGLHLMQVRDDVRFLPDRPVERTALLSSLTRRDVLVVFDYRRYEEDKVTVAELVREAGGRVVLFTDTWLSPVSTHAEVVFSSQVGAPSPYDSLVPTLAVVESLVAGLIAELGDRAHRHMRHNEETATRAGLT
- a CDS encoding DUF427 domain-containing protein: MAEREARTAESVRDYPRPPVVVPDDRPVEVFFAGRVLASSRRALRVLETSHPPVFYLPRCDVATELLRPSDGSTLCEWKGRAQYWDVEVGGRFSVRAAWSYPEPLPGYRELRDHLAFYPGRVERCTVADEVVRPQEGGFYGGWITAEITGPFKGPPRTAGW
- a CDS encoding ferritin-like domain-containing protein; protein product: MTTQDWELPISEAELSRLTRDMEQAHRATLPAMRSGAVDLAAELRTRPGAQALDTGRRRFLLGAGGAAAAVVLAACSSGKSTNSPAPNASSTAASGSASGQYTGDLKVVALATALENQAVGAYQAALDAAKAGKLGTVPPAVATFITTAMGQHADHAKAWNGVLTGAGKPAITGVPLSNQPATLEALGKATTVGDVAKLALQLEDQAAQTYLFATYNVTSPGGIATAATIAPVEAMHAAILHYVLGQYPVPDDFLPVDKAASPTLLTV